ATATAGGCGACATTTAAAGAATTACATATTGTAATATTAAACGCGCATATTTGTATAACAGAGGAGTGAATTGCATGGATGCTTCAATCATGGTAGTTTCAGGATTATTTCTTTTATTATGCTATATGATCAGTATGTGTATTACTGAATAGTCATTATTCCGTACATAAAAAATAAGGATTCAGGACAATTCCTGAATCCTTATTTTTTTAATATGCCATAATGTGTAATCGTGTTCCTTCTGATATTCATTTCAAATGGATACTGCGAGATTAAAGGTGAATTATATTCAGCACGTAATACAACTTTAGCGTCTCGTCTCACGACATCATCCAGTAAAGCTTTTTCATTCTGCTTATCCCCAGTCAAAAATGTGACTAACGGACTAATATTAGAAGCATCGACTGTATTCTTGTAAAGACAGTCGACATAAATCACATCAAACTGTGTATCATCCTGTTCAATCGAGCCAAAGACAAAGTTAATCGAATGATAAGCTGCGCTCAGTTCCGGGTTGATAACGTTACAATAATAATCCATACTCCATTTTATCGCAAAATGTATATAGAAATTTTGTTCATATGCGTAAAAATTTGCATGCTGCAATATTCTGGCCATCAGCATCAGGTCGTTGCCTAATCCCATCGTACAGTCTGCAATAAGTAGAGGAGCATCAGCATTATCACTAACCGCAGCTACAAGTGGTGGAAGGATGCCAGTTTTCACGTACTGTTTATTTTTGATATTCATCGTGCTTTCCTGGTAGCTGATTTTGTTATCAATTTGTGTATAAAGAAAGATACCATTTTTCTGGATAATTAGAAGCGGAATATCACTTTCAGAGAAGAGAGATTTTACTGTCTTTTTTCCTCTGATGATAACCTCCGTATCAGAATGATAATTTTCCAGATCCTTAACAATCCTGCTGACGTAATCAAGCACGCATTCATCAGGATTGACACATGTCGTTATCCTTAGCTTATACGCAGTGTTCATCAAACTGCTCTTTTATATCCATGCATAATTCTTCAACAGGACGCCCTTCAATATGTTCTCTTGGTATAAAGCCTACGAGCGTACTTCCTTTAAATAAAGCCATGGATGGACTTGACGGCGCTTGACCGATATAACCTCTCATAGTCTCAGTCGCTGCTTTATCCTGTCCAGCAAAAACCGTTACGATATGGTCTGGTTTTACAGGGTTCTGAGTTGCAACAGTTACAGCTGCTGGTCTTGCAAGGCCGGCAGCACAGCCACATACTGAATTAATTACAACAAATGTAGTTGACTCCCCTGCTTCACTAAAATGTTTATCGACCGCTTCACTACTCTCTAATGATTTAAAACCATTGTCAGTTAATTCGCTTCTCATACCATCTGATAATTGTTTCATATATTGTTCGTATGCATTCATATCTATTCTCCTTTATTTCTGTTTGCTATTTGTTTCCATACTGAACCGGCTGCGCTTTCTCCATTCTTGATACGTTCGTAAGCCATCTGCACTTGCAATTTAACATCAAATGCTTCGTCTTCTAGATGAGCTTCTAAATATGGAAGGCTAGTTTCGTCTCCTTCATCATAGATAAACATAGCAGCACGCCATCTGACGATTGGTGCTTTATCATTTAATGCGTCGTGCATCGTATCAAGACTTTCTTTATATCCTAAATCACTAATTGTATCTCCAGCAGTTCTTCGGACAGCAATATTTCTATCTTTCATTGCTTCATCGAGCAATGGAAGGACATCACGAGATTCTATCATGCCAAGGAACATTACTGCAAGCCTTCTTAGTTGAGGCTTATCATCACTTAATACCACTTTCAAAAACGGAATGTCGCTGCTATCAGGTGTCGGGTAATGATCGAGCATACGATAGCGTTCTTTCCAGTCCTCTGTACTTAAATATGTTTCTGTCGAAATACGTTCCAGCTGTTTAGACTGATCTTCGTAACGATTTGCTTTTCCGGCTTCAACAAGTTCCTGTAACTTTTCATCTGGATATAAAGCATCAATCTCTTCTTTTACAGTATTAACAATCTCTTCATCTGTACCATATCTTATTCCATAATCAACCCAGCGTCTTAATAATATGACATTATCATCATCATTTTGACTATCAAGCATTGCGTCAATAAAACGTAAATCAAGCTGTTTACGTGTTTCACTATCACGATAAGTTATCTTGATCTGATATGGGATATTTTTAAACGCCAGTACTTCTACCCGCTTTTCACCCGAATCAGTGACTGGCGGCTCATTCACTTCTGTTATCGCTTCACTAGCAAAGACCTGCTTTATTTCTGGCAGCACTATATCCCAGTCACTGCCTGGATTTTTGTCAACCGATATAAAATCCAGTGCATGAAATACCGATTTAACATTTTGAATATTAAGCAATTCATTGATAAAAGCCGGATTAGAAGCTTCAATACTTTGATAAGTCGTACTCTTCATATCTTCTTTATTAAAGTCCAGCGTAATTTTCAAAGTATTCGGACTTGGTGTAGGTTCTATCTTTTTTATCTCCATGTTTTCCTCCTATTGTAATACGTTTCCTAGTCTTTTTATCTCTATACCAACTGTACATTTTTTTATACAGTAATGATGTGCGAATGTCTTATTACGTTCTTTACGATGATATTCCTTTAAAAGACAATGACTGCAATAATGGTCATTGAGCTTATCAATGGTACGTAAAGTCCTTTGCTGATCACTATTCAATAAACCCACCTCATACGATATTATAACAAATTTATGTATTTAAGCATGATGCTTTGCTTAACATGTGTTGCAATAATATATTTATACCACTATAATACTTAAGTTAACTTTAAAAGGAGGTTTATTATGACAAATGAACTATGGGCATTTGCTGCATTTATCATGACATTTCTGATGCTCGTTATGATGTATAGATTTTTTGGCAAAGAAGGACTTTTTGTCTGGGTGGCTATCGGCACGATCATCGCAAATATTCAAGTCACAAAATCAGTTGAACTTTTCGGGATTACTGCAACGCTCGGAAATGTATTATTTGCATCCATTTACCTTGCAACAGATATTTTAAATGACCGTTACGGTAGACAAGTTGCCAAGAAGGCAGTGTGGTTAGGTTTTTCATCTGCAATAATAATGACCCTATTAATGACTATATCTTTACAATTTAATCCGGCTGCCAACGATATTGCACAGCAAAGTCTCGAGACATTGTTTGGAGTAGTCCCAAGGATCGTTCTCGGTTCAATCGTTGCTTATATTATTGGTCAATATGTTGATGTCTATCTTTTCAACCTGATAAAAAAACGTTTTTCTTCAGACCGCACATTCTTCATAAGAGCTTATGGAAGTACAGTGTTCAGCTCAATCATCGATACTGCACTTTTCACATTGATCGCTTTTACAGGTCTGATGCCAGGAAATGTACTATTTGAAATCTTTATTACAACATATATATTTAAACTTTTTTCCACTATTCTCAATATTCCATTCGGATACTGGGCGAAATCATTTCATAAAGAGGACGTATCATGACACAAGTTTATATCGATGCAGCAACGAGACAGCATCCTTTACAAAGTGCGTGTGGTATTGTCTTTAGACATGATACAGAAATTGTAGAGTACGGTGAATATTTAGGAGAAATTGATAATCATCATGCGGAATGGCAGAGCTTGATAATAGCTTTGAAGCTGAGCCTACAAAACAGCTACACGACTTTACTCATAAAAA
Above is a window of Macrococcoides canis DNA encoding:
- a CDS encoding ribonuclease HI family protein translates to MTQVYIDAATRQHPLQSACGIVFRHDTEIVEYGEYLGEIDNHHAEWQSLIIALKLSLQNSYTTLLIKTDSKIVADSVQKKYVKKAAYKCYLQEYSTLESQFELIIIDWIPRAENKHADTIARRTLNRYS
- a CDS encoding virulence factor, with protein sequence MEIKKIEPTPSPNTLKITLDFNKEDMKSTTYQSIEASNPAFINELLNIQNVKSVFHALDFISVDKNPGSDWDIVLPEIKQVFASEAITEVNEPPVTDSGEKRVEVLAFKNIPYQIKITYRDSETRKQLDLRFIDAMLDSQNDDDNVILLRRWVDYGIRYGTDEEIVNTVKEEIDALYPDEKLQELVEAGKANRYEDQSKQLERISTETYLSTEDWKERYRMLDHYPTPDSSDIPFLKVVLSDDKPQLRRLAVMFLGMIESRDVLPLLDEAMKDRNIAVRRTAGDTISDLGYKESLDTMHDALNDKAPIVRWRAAMFIYDEGDETSLPYLEAHLEDEAFDVKLQVQMAYERIKNGESAAGSVWKQIANRNKGE
- a CDS encoding zinc-finger domain-containing protein, which gives rise to MNSDQQRTLRTIDKLNDHYCSHCLLKEYHRKERNKTFAHHYCIKKCTVGIEIKRLGNVLQ
- a CDS encoding BrxA/BrxB family bacilliredoxin, translated to MNAYEQYMKQLSDGMRSELTDNGFKSLESSEAVDKHFSEAGESTTFVVINSVCGCAAGLARPAAVTVATQNPVKPDHIVTVFAGQDKAATETMRGYIGQAPSSPSMALFKGSTLVGFIPREHIEGRPVEELCMDIKEQFDEHCV
- a CDS encoding queuosine precursor transporter, which codes for MTNELWAFAAFIMTFLMLVMMYRFFGKEGLFVWVAIGTIIANIQVTKSVELFGITATLGNVLFASIYLATDILNDRYGRQVAKKAVWLGFSSAIIMTLLMTISLQFNPAANDIAQQSLETLFGVVPRIVLGSIVAYIIGQYVDVYLFNLIKKRFSSDRTFFIRAYGSTVFSSIIDTALFTLIAFTGLMPGNVLFEIFITTYIFKLFSTILNIPFGYWAKSFHKEDVS